Genomic segment of Eupeodes corollae chromosome 2, idEupCoro1.1, whole genome shotgun sequence:
AAGCATACAGAACTAgagcatttttttaagacaagagcAGGAATGCCATCGACAACAGGAATGTGATTGGGTTTAAGAttctaaaaaatcatttaatactTCAGATAATTCAAAGTAtatgaagccaatatctactttAGGAttaatatttgaaagaaaatctaAGTTTCCTTGAGAAGTTGAGTAAactgattaaaaaaatttagcaaaaagaTCAAGAGTTTTATTTATCTCAGTAGAATTATCCCCCTAAAATTCATCGTAGTTGGAATGCCAATTGATTTccttttagaattaataaaacacCAGAATCGTTTCGgatcacttttcaaattaatattcgAAATATAATTCCTGTTTGCTAAGAACCATGAATTCTTTACGAAGTTTACAAAATGAATGTTTGCTAAAGCgtttgacattttatacttggcaaatgatttaatttttattataccaCGGAGGTTTTGAGATATTCATTTCATTCCTATAGGGTACCAATAAGTTAAAAGCCGGATTTAAGATACCCGTGAAACGGTTAAGCATATTCTTCAagatttggtttaaaaattcagtattcTAGTCTACAGTTCCAAGATAATTATCGTGTTCAatgaagtttcattttgaagttAAATGCTTTTGGATTGttacagttaaattttaaatatctatataattttttttgtcaatatataATTCCTTATGATGGATTGAATTGTTTAACAAACTATACGGAACAGTATCTGTGACTTTCAATTCATCTTGTGATGTAGAAACTAAATCAAGAATCAAATGTAACAAtgatataataatacaaaaaaattaattgtcgCCCATCCTGCAAAAAGAGACgtgatatttataataaaatccgCTTCTATGATATCGATATATTTTAactatttctgaaaaaaaaatccccaAAAAGAATATTTGTTAGGTCTCTTTAAGACCTTAGCcattaaaataaaggaaattatAACTCTTTTTCAAAGCTGGCTCGGTgcttaaaaaatactattttaatgATCGGTACTTCCGTCGTTACCAACATTATATTCATACTCTTAGCTAACAACTAAAACAAAgtggtttttgaagaaatattaaataggtataaaatatattgtcgAATTTACGAAGtgttcttcttatttttgttcgctttaaaaaaaaaaaactactattgTTGAGGACACACAAAAATACTCGTACACCGGTACACTCCATGTTATTTAAAAGTGCCGTTTATGTTGAATAGGTTAAGTAGGTCTCATTTATCTTTAGCTTTcggcttttttgttttaattaaacatcAGAAACATTCATCGTAAAATGTTTCCCAATACTAAAAATGTACGAATACAACTATCAACCTTCTGATGAAATTTCGCTTccaacaaatataataaaatggaCTTTAAACTGTCTTATAGCTGCCTATTTGATTTCTTCACCacgtattattttgtttacctatattgaacacaaaatataaaatcaacaatttgcTTTATTTTCTTACCGTTTTTCTGTGAAAAACAACAGTCTTATCACACAAGGAACCATTACGGCTGCAGTCAGTACAAATGTTACCATTGGACTGATCTTTGGCAAAAACACATGAACGTACTCCTTCACCAGACCACCTGTATTCGACCCACCTTGCTTTGGTATTTTCAGCACAACTTCCGCCACCTTATCGGCAAAATTGTACAAAGCCCAAAAGTTGGGAGCCCAGTAGGCGTGCGTTAGACCGCGTTTGAATGGGAACAATCTGGAAAATACCTGTTTTTGGAGAACAATATTACGAATACACTTTGTCGTCTCATGCAATTTACCTGTGGTAAGTGTTGATAGAACAAAGCAAACGACACAACAAAACAACCCAATCCCGATGCCAGAAGTGTgaggaatttcaaaattgtttgctTTCCTTGGTAGCAATGGAACTTCAAGTAAAACGCACCAAACGCCGGAGCCATGTAgataaaaatgtgtttgaagTTCAATAAGGAACCAAAAAGTACACATGAAGTAACATATTTCTCCTCCAGCAGATAACCAATGCTCAGCAAAAGGATCCCAAAGAGGAAGCCATTATACTGGAAATGTATGTGATCGACGAAAATAAGTCCAACGTTGCAGAGAAAGATAAAACTCGCTGCAAGTATCCCCGTAGAAGTCTTAACTTTCAGAGACGAGAGACATCTAGACAAATTcgcaaatgaaattaatttgaatatcgTATAACACGAAAAACTTAATATACTTCTTTAATCCAAGTGCAAACGTTACATCAGTTGTTATCACTGATAACCGCTGAAATAAAACTGTCGCATCCGAGTCATAGTTAAGATTCTTGACCGCAAGCATTTTTGGATCGAAGAATTTTGCCAAATGCGAAAGGAACCATTCGAAAAATGCAAAGAAAGGAGGGTAGTCCAGTGTCCATTCACTGGTGTCCTCAAAATACCATTTGGAAGGGGGCAGCGAATGAGTGATGGCCATCCAGTTCCGATGCACTTCAAAATCAGTTGATCGGCT
This window contains:
- the LOC129947622 gene encoding probable dolichyl pyrophosphate Glc1Man9GlcNAc2 alpha-1,3-glucosyltransferase, which codes for MFWSIFIFATAIKLLLMKSYRSTDFEVHRNWMAITHSLPPSKWYFEDTSEWTLDYPPFFAFFEWFLSHLAKFFDPKMLAVKNLNYDSDATVLFQRLSVITTDVTFALGLKKCLSSLKVKTSTGILAASFIFLCNVGLIFVDHIHFQYNGFLFGILLLSIGYLLEEKYVTSCVLFGSLLNFKHIFIYMAPAFGAFYLKFHCYQGKQTILKFLTLLASGLGCFVVSFALFYQHLPQVFSRLFPFKRGLTHAYWAPNFWALYNFADKVAEVVLKIPKQGGSNTGGLVKEYVHVFLPKISPMVTFVLTAAVMVPCVIRLLFFTEKRDSGRAFLQAVAICSCTSFMFGWHVHEKAILMVTIPLSLLGMLNQQDAEYSFLLSFIGHFSLFPLLFPPELIAVKYFLFLAYTSGHYVLLKSLHPKLSLPWYQILYLCGFIMLPTYEYVVSPVLHLNTKLPFLPLLLTSIYCSIGILYIFLSYYIMYMSDIGTWSSSSSSIAKSKKKLKSK